The genomic window tatatatatatgtatatatatatatatatatgtatatatatatatacacatacatatatatatacatacatatatatatatatatgtatatacacatatatacacacactatacTAATGACATAAATTAAGCACTTAAGAGGCATCCAATGGAATCATTGAAAGAAATGACTAAATGATATGTTGGCAAACCTGTTTTAATCTTGTCCAGGATTTTGCTTATGATGCTGGCTTTGCTTTCATAGTGATCGGCTTTGGACTCTGTCTCCTTCAGCTGTCCGTCAATGTCTCTGAGCAAAGAGCGATGATCGTGCTCCTGTTGCAAACCTTTCATTCGAAAGTGCTCCATCTCCTCTTGCATCTGCACAGTCACATACTTCAGATAAATGAAATGCCTCCACCAAGGTCACTCACATTCCGGCAGTGTCTAACTCTCGCTTACTTATTAACTCATTTAATGTTTATTGTAAAAAtccatcctttactttttgagttatgctgttCAAAGCCAAACATCAAACTATGGCTAAAAACACAACCTCGTTGGTGAAAAtgataatgttttctttgtgactGTGGACTAGAAATCAAGTTACACATGAGCAGGAGAACCAGCCAGGAGAAGGAAACATACTTACATGGTTGATTTGATCCCTCAGGGCTTCAACCTCAGTGTTTTGCTCATTAACAAAATTGAAGAGCGCTAAGTTCCGGTCTTCAGCTGTGCAATAAAACCACaatgtgatacattttaaatccactAAGTATATATATAACGTATCCAGAccacatgcattttaaaaaaagatttaccCTGGATGAATCTGGTCACCAGCATGTCCAGATCCTTCTCTTCTGTCACTGTGCAGATTCTTTCAAAAACCTCCTCCAGAGCATCCAGCGACTCTTCCCCTGCATCcatcctctgctgctcctgctgttccGACACTGGAACGACCACCGTCGTATGAATAGAAAGCAGAGTCCTGATTATGTGACGGTGACATCACACGTGAGAAgtgatgtctgtgtgtatacaacaCCAGGAGAGCAGAGGCAAGGACTGTTTATCTTGTCAAACAGCtgaattcatgttttgttttttggttttttaacAGGGTAGAATTCACTTAACGCTGACGCTGTTAAAGTGTAAACCCCACTGTacactgttatgtgatgagtgatctaaatgtcatgaccgaaataaataaataataataaaaaaaaaaataaataagtactgAGAAACATAGAGAttcatgtggagctgatcaATGGtttgaattatatatatatatatatatatatatatatatatatatatatatatatatatatatatatatatatatatgtatacatacatatgtatacatatatatatatacacacacacatacatacacatatgtataaatacatatatattatatttaaaagttatgtaaagcagaagaaaatggatggatggaagatgAGAGTGAGTGTATGGCATGatgtaaaaactgcaattttaATTTTTGACATCATACCTTGTTTGTGTCCCATGTCTTGGCCGTTGTCCTGGCCGCTCCTCTCGCTGCACTTGGTGCTCATGAACTCTTTCAGGCAGTTCTCGTGTGCAATCACCCTTTCCAGTTCCTTCATCTCAGCATTGTACTGGGCCAGGTCCTTCACCGCCTTTTCCCTCATTGCAGTCACTTTGGACTGAGCCTCCGCACTTTAGCAGAAGAATCAATAAATTCTGGGATCGTGGAGAGCGCGTCCACACTTTTACAACACTACACAACAGTCTCAACTCTGACCTGGCATCATACGCAGCAGTGGACAGGTTGATTACTTCCCCGATCTTCTTGCGCACCTCCTGCAGCTCCTAGAACACGCATTGACCGACGGATGTGCTTGTCAAACTTGACAACGTAAAGCCACAAAATAACCAactcaacaaacacaacactttgaATCATCAGCAGCGCGACAGTCTGACCTTGTCCAACCTGTTGTGGAGTTGCTGAAAACGGACACGCTCGATTTGAAGTGTCTGCAGCTCCTCTCTCAGGCGGCTGTTTTTAGTCAGCTGCTCATTGAAGCGAGTCAAAGCCTGAAAAGGATGTTGTACACAAACATTGCAAATATTACAGTAGAATGTAAAGTTGTGTACTATTAATCAGAGAGAAGTGGTCACGGCTCACCCTGTCCAGTTTGTACTCCAGCGTTTGCACGGCCTTCTTAGTCCGTCGTACCTCAGATGTCTGAGAGTCACGACTGCTGACCTCTCCTTTTCTCAGCCGTGCCAgcttcacttcagtgtttgcaATCTGTcccacaacacagacacatgacatGAGGACACAATATCCAGTATatactataaaaaaacaaaaagggactTTAATAACCTCTCTTTTCAAGTCTTTGTGACACTGcttctcttttcccagctcctcTTCTAACATGTCCCTCTGCTCCAGCAGAGCTCGGAGACTCTCGGCGTCCTCGCTGTCCTGCTGATGGCGAGACAAGCTCTGAGACACACCGAGGTTTCGATgcagctcctcctgctccttcaGCAACTTGTCTATCTCCTGCCTCCacccacaacacacaaacaactcatTAGGGGATTGAAGGCACAACACTGTGTACATTGTAACGCCAgagaatgtttttattaattgatttattgattctTCACTGTTGTTTGCGGATCTGCTCTCTGGCCTCCATACTGTAAGCCTGTCGATCTCCCTCCATGATCCTGAACTGTCTTTGCAGTTTGGCGAgctctgattctgattcaatGTCAAACAACTCATTGattaatttgttcattcattcacataagGCATGTTCTATCATTTGAGAAAGCTAATGGATGAATAACAATAAGATCAATACCATCGATATCCATCTCCTTACTGTCCGAGAGTGCACTTGTGATCGATCTTCTCCAAGATATGGTTTCAACTGTGCTTTGCTGGtaagaaatatgaaaatgtgagcTGATactttaaacaaaacatgtgtatacagtaaatatgcaATTGTTTATTGCGTTAAATCAAAGACAACATCCGTCAACATCCAATGAAAACAGAACCTGAGACCAAATATGTTCAAAAAAGCAGTTTCCTTTAAGCAGGATGTGAAgtatgacatatttattttcattgttttcttcttcatcatcatctctgctcttcgtgaagcactttgtaaagGTTATACTATTatacaaatgacataaataagaTAAACATCAGAATTCTTAATCCAAGGCATCACAATCAAACATCTACATGTAGTATAAAGCCAGTTCAACATGTTTAATTATAATCTTACAGAATAGTTAACATGAGGCATTATACTATTATAGGACACGTTATGGAAActactaccacacacacacacacacacacactgtattttagTACCAAGTCAAACCATTAAAAGTCGGCATTTTCCTTCATAGCTGTTACAAAAGACTACATTAATCTTAGTTATGGTTGTTAAGGAAAAAGGAATTCATCTCACCAGCTGAAAGTTTTAAAACTGACGAACACGGAGACTTTTCTGAAgattaacagcagcagcctcagttGTTAGCAACCGTTGCTAAGAGAGCCGGAACATGAAGTCATGAAGGTTCGGGCTGTTTTAGACAGCAACAACAGTGAAGACGGTCGGGTAAAACTTACTTTAATCTTAATAATAATAGGTACAACTACATAAAACTCCGACAAATGAGCCACGTGTTTAAATAATTACAACCTACGTTTTAAGTGTAAGGAGCCCCGCCCCTATCCCTCCTCTGATTGGGTTAAAATCAGGCTTCGAAGGTAATTATTGGTCAGAGTTGGGGAAcaaccatggatgtattataagaattTTAGGTTAAGAAATTAACCCCCGCTctttgaaacatgagtgaggcaTCTCACTATGGGACACGCCCTccagagggggcggtgctctatccagttcttataatacatccatgggaACGACGTGATAATAAGTGTAGGTCATATTTCCGGgcgaaaataaaacacatgttggAGTTAATtcttaaaaatgattttttttatacatttaagaCAATCATGGAACAATAAATCCTTAACCACACCTTCAGTAGGAGGATATAAAACGTCCTGAGTAAGAGTGAGAGTGTAAGCCCTGTGACTTATTTCATTTCAGGGACAAATAAGGGAGGgcaaacacagaacagatgaaacattctttgtctgcttgattttaaagtgtttaatgtTCAAAGAGGTCAACTTCAGAGCTGAGATCAACGTTTTCAAAACTGATGTCTGGACAACGCACTCATTTATAACACAAAGACAACCAAACATGATTTCTAAACAGACCTTTGGTCTGAACGTGTACTTTTACACTCAGGGTGCAGGTACAGGATACTCCagatacagacaaaaaaacagacattacatCATTTCAGCTGCTCATCATGTGCTCATACACTTAACCATACATTTTTGTACAATGAAGAGTGTCCTGTCACTGGAGACATGAGCAAACTAATCACCAGGGGGCCTCCAGTACTAGTGTggggagaaaataaaaccatttcaaTAGAAATTGAGATAtctttgatatacagtatataatagtgttgagcttaactgttttggttttattttggagtggACTGCTCATTTAgtgctcattttatttatttaattatttatttattttgctgttaaTACTTTGGCACAGAAATTACACCATTACAGCAAATGAACTCggaattaattaaaataaaactagataaactatatatctgtgtgttttttttttttttttaccaaataagTGATTTTTCaaattatttacacacaaatgacaaGGAGGAAATATGGGAGCTTCTTTGCTTATTTAGCTCAATAAATTTGAATTTGAGTATAagttattttttgattttgtgattatttctCTTACAAACAATATGGTAATGTGCATATACAGAAGGTTTATGCAACacttcataaaaaacaaacaatggtgCTAGTGCTTCTGAAACAGTGTCGCCATTACATAGTTTATCCACCAGAGGGCAGAGGCGAGTTCATTTTTCAACTATAAAATCTGCTCAGCCTGaatctttaaagaaaaatacaaatcatACAAGGAgacatgcattttaaatgttgtctcTGTACATCaggaatttgttaaaatgttaaaaatcataATTTGGATACATTTATGTTGATATTTCGCTTCAATCTCCATTATCTTTGATGCTACAATAAACATAAGAATAGCTCCCACATccagtttattattttattgttttcagtggGTGTATTTAATTGTAAACAACATGAACATTTTGCTAAAAGTGTTTTCTATCACAAGACAAACAAGTATTATTTAATATCTAGTTGAATGAAATTGCAATGAGATGCTTTTTACATGCAGTttatgtgacttaaatattcgTGGTTGAAAGGTTCATCAATATAGGAATAAAGCAGTATACTTCATCACTCACATACAAACCATAGAAATAATCGTTTTATGAAAGGTGTGATTCTtgtattctttttaaaataagaattgtgCTGTGTAATCTTTCAGAGGTTTATTTCCCAGGCTGTGTCTGCGGCTCCTCCTCAGCTGGTCTCGGTGGAACAGCCTCTAGAAAGGTACAGAATTGCTCTGGTTTATTTAAGTCTGGTTTCCTCAACAGCAAGTAGCATTTTGGGACATAGTAGGCGACCACCACTCCCAAGTTGCTTCCCAGGTCGAACGAAACATGAACAATGGTTCTGCCCTTGTCACTTAAGCCTATGTAAACTGGAATAAAGGTCACCCAAATCACACAGTAGATCAGGCAGGAAAAGGTGATGTCTCTGGCCAGGTTATACTGATGAAGAGGCTTCACGGCCATGAACGTGGCCATGAATGACACCAGGGCCAGTAAAGCATTGAAACCTTGCATTAAGGCAAATCCAATCAAAGGTGTCACCGGACATGCCAGAAAGTCACTCACAAACGTTATTTTCATATTAGCCATGTGTTCGGACAGCGACGGCGACTCGTGACCAAACCAGCTGCAGAGACCGGCTTGTACGACACAGCACACGAGCACAAACAGCCAGCTCCCATAGCCTCTGATGATGTGGAGCTGAGAGGCCGCTCTGTCTGGAAACTCAGTCACGTAGAATATCTGTCGGTAAGAAAAGAAGATTTGAGCCCGTTCACAATGTGCTCTTTTTATATGTCGTTTTATTAATGAATAGTCTATGTCAATCCTCACCTGCAGTGAAATGGACGCGACAATGGCGAATGCGACCGTTTGGAAAAAGCAGGTGAGGGGCAGCTGAAGACGACACTTTGTGTCCCCCAGTTGTCCCAGAAAAAGCAGCAGGCTGAGGCAGCCTCCGATCAGGCTGAGGAGAGCCACCAAACTCTGAGTCCCACCTGAAGCCATGACCATCGGGGTCTGCCAGTGCTTCAGGAACACGGCCCCGACAGACacctgacacagcagcagcagcaccccgGCCAGTATCATGGCCAGAGCTTCAGGTGTGTCCCAGGACAAAACGACAAAGGTGGGTTGAGTGCAACTAGTGCTGCGGATCAGGGACCACTGACCTTCAGGGCACAGAGTGCATTGGATGTCGTCTGGAGTATGAAAGGACAACGGGacaatttttttaatgaacaaaccAACTCAAACCATGACTGTTTGTGAAGGATGAcactgttattattctgcctctgtttggtcttcatgaacagaagcaaaaaatggaaaacatcattttgtaaGTCTGGTTTAAAGGAGAATCTGAGCAGGATTGAGTCTTGGAAAAATCGATTTCCTTGCAAACACAAGGTTTTGCTCACATGAAAGTGTTCTGAATGTTCTCCTCTGGAAAATCAGAATATTTCTCACAAGGTTGctctactgtactgtaaataaGAGTCAGATTAATTGAGGAAAATGATTACCCTCATCTGCCTGATAAGTGCCGGGCAGACAGTCGATACAATCATAACAGCAGGAGTGGAAGCCTTTGACTCTGCGGATTTGCCCTTTATCACAGTCTGCTGAACACCTGGACTCAGGAACCTGCAAAAAATGTTCATGGTTTTAAGCGTCCAACAATTTGGTGGATTTTTAACGACAAAGTTTGTTTCAGTTTTCGAGTAAATGGCCGAAATTACCTTGGAGTCTTTTGTGTGCCACCTGAAGAGCGACTTGTTGATAGACAGACTTTCGTAAAAGGTTCCAACGTGCATAAAATCTAAACCGGATGCACCCCATTTCCACTGAATCACGTTGTATCCTATGTTTGGGTTGCCATTGCTATCAAACACTAAATGAGTGCCGTTGACGTTCACCGACGTATTCCTCAAAACCCTCAGCAGCTGcaaaagattttatttattaattccaaacttcagacaaacacacacaaacacacacacacacacacacacatatatatatatatatatatagcagcTAAAATAAAATCACCTCCCATGGGTAGATTTTGGTTTTCATTCCCCATTTACAGGTAGTTGAATTGCAGTCCAGAAGATTATGCAGTGCCTCTGCGACACTGTAGATGGCGGCATACACACCAAAAGCTGTACGCTGCACTGCAGGATCTGTCACCAAGGTAATATTAGCAGGTGATAAGTACCAACACTGTGGGCAGGGGTTGCTGGGGTCGGCAGTCGGTACCGGACCAGACATCGATTGCCTCTCCTCGCTCATTTTGGCAAAAAGCTTATGCGTGTAGACGGGGAGCAGGTCCAGGTTCTGTGTCCTGTCAGTGAATCCAATGACTGTGCCAACTGACTGAATGTTGGGAAGAGTCGTCAGTCTGTAATGGACGGACCAACTTGTGCTGGCGATCCATACTGCTGTCATGTTCCTCCTGATAACCTGTAATAGATAGGACTGTGATAACAGTGTAACAGTTGTGTCATCACACTCTGATGTGGATTCTGTGCCAACACTAACCTCGCTAAAAAAGATCTCAGCGGACGAAGCGACAGAAAAGACCACGACCACATGCACATTTGTTGCTATGATATTACTGACGATGGTTCTGATTGCTGGTTCGGGGTTAGTGTACACTGGAATCAGAGCCTGATAGGCCACACATATAGACATAACCTCCGCCAACTTGGAGAATTGCTCCACACCTCGTTGTCCGTACTCCTCATCACTTCCCACCACTGCTACCCAGTTCCAGGCAAACTCATGCAGCAAGAGTGCCATGACCTCCACCTGCCACTTGTCAGTGGGCACCGTACGGAAGAAGGACGGGTAGAGAAGATTGTCGCTGAATTTGTCGCTGGTTGCACCGTAGCTAATCTGAAGCGAGAACACAAAGACAGCACAAGTGACAACAGTGGATgaacacactgaaacaaaatTCAAGTCCA from Solea senegalensis isolate Sse05_10M linkage group LG4, IFAPA_SoseM_1, whole genome shotgun sequence includes these protein-coding regions:
- the LOC122768543 gene encoding taste receptor type 1 member 3; translated protein: MVSPFILLVLCWQFRLGCCVDGSPEWFNNISTNLFSLPGDIMLGGLFSINYLSSDLSQRTRPNNISCEKVNEFGLGLSIVMKYAVDEINANQIVLPGIKLGYETYDTCRQAAVIVRPTLSFLTAKSTKALSVECNYTNYEPRISAVIGPYSSELVSVIGKVLGFFLMPQISYGATSDKFSDNLLYPSFFRTVPTDKWQVEVMALLLHEFAWNWVAVVGSDEEYGQRGVEQFSKLAEVMSICVAYQALIPVYTNPEPAIRTIVSNIIATNVHVVVVFSVASSAEIFFSEVIRRNMTAVWIASTSWSVHYRLTTLPNIQSVGTVIGFTDRTQNLDLLPVYTHKLFAKMSEERQSMSGPVPTADPSNPCPQCWYLSPANITLVTDPAVQRTAFGVYAAIYSVAEALHNLLDCNSTTCKWGMKTKIYPWELLRVLRNTSVNVNGTHLVFDSNGNPNIGYNVIQWKWGASGLDFMHVGTFYESLSINKSLFRWHTKDSKVPESRCSADCDKGQIRRVKGFHSCCYDCIDCLPGTYQADEDDIQCTLCPEGQWSLIRSTSCTQPTFVVLSWDTPEALAMILAGVLLLLCQVSVGAVFLKHWQTPMVMASGGTQSLVALLSLIGGCLSLLLFLGQLGDTKCRLQLPLTCFFQTVAFAIVASISLQIFYVTEFPDRAASQLHIIRGYGSWLFVLVCCVVQAGLCSWFGHESPSLSEHMANMKITFVSDFLACPVTPLIGFALMQGFNALLALVSFMATFMAVKPLHQYNLARDITFSCLIYCVIWVTFIPVYIGLSDKGRTIVHVSFDLGSNLGVVVAYYVPKCYLLLRKPDLNKPEQFCTFLEAVPPRPAEEEPQTQPGK
- the odad1 gene encoding coiled-coil domain-containing protein 114 isoform X2 — protein: MNKLINELFDIESESELAKLQRQFRIMEGDRQAYSMEAREQIRKQQQEIDKLLKEQEELHRNLGVSQSLSRHQQDSEDAESLRALLEQRDMLEEELGKEKQCHKDLKREIANTEVKLARLRKGEVSSRDSQTSEVRRTKKAVQTLEYKLDRALTRFNEQLTKNSRLREELQTLQIERVRFQQLHNRLDKELQEVRKKIGEVINLSTAAYDASAEAQSKVTAMREKAVKDLAQYNAEMKELERVIAHENCLKEFMSTKCSERSGQDNGQDMGHKQVSEQQEQQRMDAGEESLDALEEVFERICTVTEEKDLDMLVTRFIQAEDRNLALFNFVNEQNTEVEALRDQINHMQEEMEHFRMKGLQQEHDHRSLLRDIDGQLKETESKADHYESKASIISKILDKIKTGVNSTFSKLQCDRSVMEDMLGLSKGISENNIMFYLGLVEQKTNELLTIQDFLNSKDLEKDYNPRDLAKILLGQNPEHLQENTKIQPTINSVAYDAEETVVTDEERPLSQEELRRRIIKVQ
- the odad1 gene encoding coiled-coil domain-containing protein 114 isoform X1, which produces MNKLINELFDIESESELAKLQRQFRIMEGDRQAYSMEAREQIRKQQQEIDKLLKEQEELHRNLGVSQSLSRHQQDSEDAESLRALLEQRDMLEEELGKEKQCHKDLKREIANTEVKLARLRKGEVSSRDSQTSEVRRTKKAVQTLEYKLDRALTRFNEQLTKNSRLREELQTLQIERVRFQQLHNRLDKELQEVRKKIGEVINLSTAAYDASAEAQSKVTAMREKAVKDLAQYNAEMKELERVIAHENCLKEFMSTKCSERSGQDNGQDMGHKQVSEQQEQQRMDAGEESLDALEEVFERICTVTEEKDLDMLVTRFIQAEDRNLALFNFVNEQNTEVEALRDQINHMQEEMEHFRMKGLQQEHDHRSLLRDIDGQLKETESKADHYESKASIISKILDKIKTGVNSTFSKLQCDRSVMEDMLGLSKGISENNIMFYLGLVEQKTNELLTIQDFLNSKDLEKDYNPRDLAKILLGQNPEHLQENTKIQPTINSVAYDAEETVVTDEERPLSQEELRRRIIKVSST
- the odad1 gene encoding coiled-coil domain-containing protein 114 isoform X3, whose amino-acid sequence is MDIDESELAKLQRQFRIMEGDRQAYSMEAREQIRKQQQEIDKLLKEQEELHRNLGVSQSLSRHQQDSEDAESLRALLEQRDMLEEELGKEKQCHKDLKREIANTEVKLARLRKGEVSSRDSQTSEVRRTKKAVQTLEYKLDRALTRFNEQLTKNSRLREELQTLQIERVRFQQLHNRLDKELQEVRKKIGEVINLSTAAYDASAEAQSKVTAMREKAVKDLAQYNAEMKELERVIAHENCLKEFMSTKCSERSGQDNGQDMGHKQVSEQQEQQRMDAGEESLDALEEVFERICTVTEEKDLDMLVTRFIQAEDRNLALFNFVNEQNTEVEALRDQINHMQEEMEHFRMKGLQQEHDHRSLLRDIDGQLKETESKADHYESKASIISKILDKIKTGVNSTFSKLQCDRSVMEDMLGLSKGISENNIMFYLGLVEQKTNELLTIQDFLNSKDLEKDYNPRDLAKILLGQNPEHLQENTKIQPTINSVAYDAEETVVTDEERPLSQEELRRRIIKVSST
- the odad1 gene encoding coiled-coil domain-containing protein 114 isoform X4, with protein sequence MNKLINELFDIESESELAKLQRQFRIMEGDRQAYSMEAREQIRKQQQEIDKLLKEQEELHRNLGVSQSLSRHQQDSEDAESLRALLEQRDMLEEELGKEKQCHKDLKREIANTEVKLARLRKGEVSSRDSQTSEVRRTKKAVQTLEYKLDRALTRFNEQLTKNSRLREELQTLQIERVRFQQLHNRLDKELQEVRKKIGEVINLSTAAYDASAEAQSKVTAMREKAVKDLAQYNAEMKELERVIAHENCLKEFMSTKCSERSGQDNGQDMGHKQVSEQQEQQRMDAGEESLDALEEVFERICTVTEEKDLDMLVTRFIQAEDRNLALFNFVNEQNTEVEALRDQINHMQEEMEHFRMKGLQQEHDHRSLLRDIDGQLKETESKADHYESKASIISKILDKIKTGVNSTFSKLQCDRSVMEDMLGLSKGISENNIMFYLGLVEQKTNELLTIQDFLNSKYTSVLLCRI